The segment CAGAAGTGAAACACTCACTGGAGCTCAGCTGACTGTGTCCTTTACACATTTAATTGATGGAGAAATGATTCAGATTCAGACACAAACACTGTTTTAGTTTCATGTTAGTTGTGTTTGACTGCTGTGTAttaaagtgctttgaaacacaatCTCATATGTGGCTGTTGTTATTCTGCAGGTGTCAGTGACTGTCGTGAATCCTGCTCTAGTCAATCACAGTCAATCAAGCACATAAAGTCACTCTGAACATCAACACATGGATCTACTGATGATGGACACTAAAGGAAATGTTCCTTACAAACCCACAGGACTTTCTGTCTTCTGAGGAGCACAAAAGGAGAAATTTAGCAGAACGTCCAAGCTGCTCTTTAACATTTAATCAAAGCATAAAGTGACCAGTGACTGTCCAGATATAAACAGGACAAAAGAGATGAGTTCAATTACAGGACAGTTTAGTAAAAAAAACTGctgaatatttttaatttgtcatCAATCTGAGATATAAAGTAGTGCTCTTATTGTCTGTTGTCTAGAAGCAGAAGTGAATGTGAGCAGTGAGGAGGTTTTTGTCATGCTGTGAATCACTGTGATACCCCCTCACTAACAGAGCTGTCCCATGTGCCACAGTAATACACTGCAGAATCATCCACATCCACATTACTGATGATCAGCTGATAGTCAATATTTGACTGAGCTTTAGATGTGAAGCGGCTGGAGGTAAAACCATCCCCATATTTGTCAGGGGAGCTGATAGAATGATAGTATCTCAGCACAAACTGAGGAGCTGCATTTGGAATCTGTTTATACCAGCTGACATAAGTGTGGTCCTTTTCAGTGTTACAGTCCATAGTCACAGATCTCCCTTTTTGTTCTGTCAGTATGGAGGGTTTCTGTGTGACCACTTTTGCACATCTGACAGCTGtaaaaattacagtaaatacaattaatttaagTAACCTTGCCAGAGAGAACATGTTTGGAGTAAAATGTGTAACTTACATGACAGAAGAGTGAGAATAATGCAGTAAAATATTATCAGCATCTTGACTGTGATGAGCAGATTGAGTTTAGTGAAGAGATGAAGAGAAGAAGAGAGAATGAGATACTCATATAGAGAAGAGAAACTCTGAAAGAGGGAGGATCATAGAGTTCAGCCAATCGCTTCATCCTAACAGTGAATTGGACTCTTGTTTCATATTCTTAGAtatgtatgattttaaaaaatcataatgtTGCCAGTATTCCTGCTAAATGAATGTTAGTTCAATGACAAATGTGTAACAAGTCATATAGGAATTTTCAAAGCCTAAAAACCCTGAATATGTATAGATACATATAAAATCTATAGTAATAAAGACAAGCTGAATATACTTTTTCATCTGTTGTCTAGAAACAGAAGTGAATGTGAGCAGTGAGGAGGTTTTGTCATATATATTTAAGGCATTGAATTTAATTCTGTtttatgtgtatgtttttttatagtTCCTAGTCACTTTCCTTCCTTTATTTACTCCTTTATTATTGTTCATAAATAACTCAAGCTTTTCTCATCATGTGTTGTTATGCTCTTGTCTTGTTGGATGAACATCAagtcaataaattaaaatagagcTAAGAGAAACTGATCATTTACATAGAGCTGATTATGAGAGCAGGTGTTTCCTGTCCTTAAGAAAATCTCCACAGATCACTGCATCTGAAAGAAGACACACTTCAATACTGACACCATATCCATATGATGCTCAGCATTTTTTCTTATAGTGTACATTGTGATTTTACTGTATAGAAATAATACAATCATTTTACATCTGTAATTAACACTCCGGCTCATTTATTAATTTGACCATCTTCATCTGTGTCCTTAAGCACTTATATACAAAAGGCATTCATCTCTGCTGTGTTCTTCACAAATGATCTTTATAGCAGTAACACTAGTTTAGTTTGATGTGTTTTCAAACTGAAGACAGTTTCAGAGTTTGTACAATGCGTCTTTAATTCTACTGTCATTGTTCATTCTTCATTGCTCATAGAAGTGAACATTGACTTCATTTTGAAAGTATAGTTTTGCAAAATGTATAAAATCTGTATTTATAATAACAGGgtaaaggcattataatgaatgcataatgttactcatgtcactttacttaaagcatacaaagaccacttataagtaataacaataatatttctcaaagaacCATAAGATCAGATATCAGATCAGAtgatgtgtaatatgacacatttgtattatcagtttgtttattttgatggtaccttttagacagctttttataagtaactctgcaactgcatgccaGCTATAGCAGTAATGCCAGTAatagtacggggctactagtaataGACGGACCCCGTACCGGCGGACTCGTTCCAGAACCGGGCCTTGAGaaagaaaccaaggtttcttccacatgtccaaggcacgtaggcatcgccgcgtgaccttgagcGTGCGGAacgggttccccctcggggaaaaccccttggttctgagccaccactgtagtggcctcatgtacagcagtccaagaggtatcacgttggatgcagctgccataaggcctaacagtacttggaactgtttgacagtgagtgacaggcctagcttgaccgcagagactgcagtaaggatcgactcgatccgtgCAGGTGACATTcggactacacctagataagtggttctctgtaatcgAGGCAGCACACTTttgttggtgttgagtctcaaccccaactctttcatgtgagcgagaacaacacctcgatgttgaaccactaactgttccgaactggctaaaatcagccagacgtcaatgtagttgagtatgcggatgccctggagtcgcagaggagccagcgcagcatccacacactttgtgaaagttcAGGGTGACAATGCTAGGCCGAagggaagaactctgtattggtaagctttgcccctgaaagcgaacctcaggaacttcctgtgttgaggaaggatggagacgtgaaagtaagcTTCTTTTAGATTCATCGTGACAAACCaatcctcggacctgatttgagacacgacttgTCTGACAgataacattttgaacttcagtttcttgactgagCAGTTTAAccgtctgagatctaagatgggcctcagccctccatccttctttggaacaatgaagtaccggctgtagaacccggcttcCCTGTCTAAatgagggaccacctcgatggcctccttccttagaAGAGAATTTACTTCTGGCTCcataaccagaccctgctcggggctcaccagAGTAGGAAAAACCCCTTCGAAAGGCGGCGGTGGAGTGCCGAATTGGatggaataacctttctctacagtacgcaggaacTATTctagtctactaagggaaccagcctctcgagactgatTTCTGGTGTTACTAGAGATATTGATTCGGTGCCCTGTAACAGCTCGCTGGCAGGGAACACCTGAACCAATTTCTCTGAGGACCCCTGCAGGGGTGGCGAACCtagctccgctacgtttccgggcggagagacTAGAGAAAGATGTTCACGAGAGATTGCCACGCCCTGTAACACTAGCAGGGTTCGCTGACCGATCTCCTGAGGGCCTCGAGGAAGAACGGGCACCATGAACTGTGGTGTGGACCACTCCTCCCCGAGAGGGGCTACCCTCATTGGCCCTGAGCCATAATTGTCAGGGCCGCTTGGCCGAGGACCTCTtggactgaagcacgaccctcagatccGGCTTAGTCCTTGAGGACCCCGGCCTAGAGCGTTGCGTCCCGTtagacctagagggcgggctcagcaacgctcTAGGCCGAGGTCCTCAAGGACTAAGCCGGATCTTCTTTTGTGTCTCCCTatatgaggagctggtacacggctgggacTGCTCCCGTCTAGAAGTCCCAGAGGAATAGACACGGCATGGGAGGTATCGCTGGAATGCCGCCTCTTGTTTCTTAGCCTCCTGGTATCTGTCGAAGACTTCATTGACTGAGTCGCCGAACAGACCAGAAGGCTGAAGCGCGGTGTCCAGGAGGTggaccctgtccttttctctcatgtcggacagggtcagccacaaaTGCCTCTGCGCcaccaccagggctgccatagaccgcccaacagctcgggcggtctccttggtggcgcggagagcaagaTCCGTGTATGCGGCGTAACTCCGTCACATTAACCTCCTGGCCGTCATCTAATTCCttaagcaggtcagcctggtatgcctgcagaaTGGACATAGTGTGCAAGCATGCGCCAGCCTGACCTGTCGCCGTGTACCCCTTGCCCAGCAAGCCCGATGTAACTTTGAGAGGCTTGGAGGGCAAGGaaggagccttcaaagatgatgccaggCCAGgtgacagatagctcgcaagcgtctgttcaacctgcggcatcatcttatagccacACATTCCATCCCCCTGACGTTTTCATAATAGTCGGAGGAGGGAACGAAAAGGCGGGCTGAGCAGGGTTTTTCCCATGACCTCGACACCTCAGcgtggaggtcagggaaaaatGTAAGGCTCCTTCTTTGGAGTggtgacttagtccgcaggaagcgctcGTCAAGCTTGCTTCGCTGTGGCTCATGAGTGTGTTGTGCAGGCCAGTTGATATTTAAATTGTCTACTGCACGCGTCACCACTTCCAAAAGCTCCTCATACTGTGGAGACCGGGGGAGCGGTTGTACATTTTCATCaacgctctccacatcaacctcctcggaggaagacaggagaagcgttgAGACCTCTTCCTGGTAGGAAGGAACCGCAGCGCcggcttcctcatccagtaggAGGTCATCCGTTCTGCtaggtgaggagagagataggggatcacccgtctctaCTCCCTCTAACacatcgagctgcgaaccccacgagtgcagccgacgctccgcctcgacggaagcggggccagatcCACGAGGAACGCTGGCGAgggctccctcctcaaagagagccctccgggaacgaagcacccgcagtggaaaacgctcacactgcggacagccagccccctcaagagctgactgagcatgctccgctcccaagcagaccacacacagaacgtgtgtatccccaccaacaatgaaacgttggcacgGAGGAACACACCTTCTGTGGGGCTGCACGACCGCTTTTCCTAAACTCTTTCCCCCTTTTatggttgacatattgctcaaaataaagttgtgcaaactggcacagaaaaacagcaatattcaacagacagacaaacagagagtgcttcgctgaatgacaaaagctaaTGCCAGCTTGAAACGCActtgctttatacttcctggtcgctgacatctccgcgccggtgacgtcactcccgtcatttgatTGGTTGGtagcagggttggggccattcatgaattgaattgagaatgaatggtaaattccagttcacttcctggaatggaattggaattggaattgcatgcagctgacaagaaatggaattggaattgaattggaatgtcaggaaacagaattgaaatcaaataaattccactatattccacttgagttgctaaataaaataatttgacttgatttgctttatagtttatagtttatagtttattaatcacataaacaacaaacatataaaagaaatacagagTACTGTATCTTTAGTATGtcaagcatgatcatttcacatgccaaatttcaggaaatgatgataattcgatgcaataaaaagtgaatgaaatacatgaatgaacatgactcatttttttgtgagttaagttatatattatgtggtaatcatatattgaatgtattgtacatccagaaacttatcaccactgtcattcaattattaattcataatgtacagttctcgtttttatttacttgcatttgatcaactctatttaatacatggtatttgtaaagcatcataaataaagttcaaatgtatgtctctaaatgcaatcacaaataaacactcagaaacagcaatacacggaattcagtggaatttacCTGAATTGAATtacacttcctgtaattccaattcaattccaactctgtttcctgtaattgttgttgaattccaatttcaattccatttccttctttgaattggaattgttgagttcattcctgaattgaccccaaccctggttggtagactacgttcagagagaggctcgccagtggcgttccccatagcgttgatgacgcagcgagagttcccgaaagggaacccCACCAAGCAGTcacaaataaaatgtacattGATTATGCTATTTAATCTTTTATGTCATGATCAGTGTTTATTAATGAAAGAACTAACAGAAAAGGTTtgaaacaaagtttttttttttcatcagaaatAATAAATTGCTTAAATATTGAGTAAACGGATTATCAAATTTGCTTAACTGGATTGTATTTGTACATAATTATAATAGCAACAACCGTAACAAGAACAACACATACAACcaatcaaaaggataaattatggaATTAATGAGTGTAGTAACATTATTTTTACCCTCTATTGCACTTGGTTTTGTCAGCCCTGTAAGCAGGTAATTTTCTTTTCCATAATATGAGTCTAGCAGTGATTGGCTGTCAGAGGCTCCTCCCACAAACCTCTCTTAAATaatctctgtctctgctctctgTACAGCACTTCATTATAACTGTGAGAGCAGATCAACTCAAACAGAGAAACATGCTGACAAAACTCTGCCTTCTCATCACTGCTTGGACATGTATGAACCTCAGATCTTTAGAAGATTCTTCTGAAGCTTGTGTTTCAGCTCATTGTAATAGTTTCTGTCTTTTTCAGGTGTCAGTGGTGTAATCGTAGTGACCCAGAATCCTCCAGTTCTCACGCTGAGTAAAGGACAGACGGCTACACTGGACTGTAATCTGGACACCGTCACTGATAGTGGCTCTCGATGGTATAAACAGATTCATGGAGGAGTTCCACAGTTTGTCTTATATTTCTACCATCCAAACAGTTTTCCTACTTATGGATCTGGCTACTCCTCTCCTAAATTCAACTCAAATCACAAAACTAAATCAGATTATAGTCTGATCATCAATAATGTGGATGTGGATGATTCTGCAGTGTATTACTGTCACACATGGGACAGCTCTGCTAAAGAGAACATATCACAGTGATtcacagcatgacaaaaaaaaccTCACTGCTCACATTCACTTCTGCTTTCTGTCTGGAGACACTGTCACATTAGATTCTGTATGTTATACGAATAAAATCAAACACATCTACATAGAGCTGATTATGAGAGCAGGTGTTTCCTGTGTGAGCTTCCTGTCCTGAAGAAAATCTCCACAGATCACTGCATCTGATCAGAGCTGTCACAAATTCTGTCCTTGATCTTCTGTTTGTGACCAGAGGTCGCCCACTCATTACATTGACTCTCACACTTTACACATCACCCTGGACTACACTTGCCATGCTCCTTTGCACAGATTACATTTTGACCTGTATCCAATCAGACTTGCTATAAATAAGAGGCCCATCCCTCTATTCAGGTCTAAGTATTGTTGAGCATTCAACACTCTCCCAGTGTAATTCCTAGTTTCCTGAGTCTAGTTAAATCGTATATCTAGTCATCTGTGTCTTAATCCCTGCCTGGTTTATCTCGTCCTGTCTGTTTCTCTGCCTGCCCTGGATCTCTCGCCTGTTTTACCCGTTTGCCTCGCCCCCTGGATTACGTTCGCAGTCGATTGACCCTCGCCTGTCCCTGGATTACTATTGTGTCTTGTCCGTAACAAGAGCTTGCATTAAAAAActctttaattaatataattattaaacgATTATTTCAAAACAACATATGTCTTGTGAAATCAGCAAATGAGTTTTACTTTACACTAGTTTCTAGTGttcaatatattgttttatttgttgttattacTTTATTCATATttgatagatttttttattttttttaaataaataaattatataattaaaattaatgtaaaaaaaactgatgcttaaataataaactaaaaatacTGGATGGATTAATGTTGCTAAAgtgtgtttttctattttatcatacgcactataataatataaattaattgaATCATattgaaaattaaatattttactaaataTTACTGTATTTGGTCTTTTTACTGTGTTCCAGttttgtcatgttttgtgaagcATTGTTGTAAATGAGTATAAATCATTAGTTTCCTTTCGAACGGTCTCTTATTTTGCGAACTGCTGTTAGCTGTGTCTAAAACCGCTCTCCTATATTGAAGTGCACTATATCAGGTTTCGGACATTTTGTAGTGCAGTCCGAATTTTGAgttttgttcactactttttacCCACAGTCCTTTCTGATTTTGAGTGTACAACCGATGCATGCTAAAAAAATGGTCGTCTGAGGGCAAAATGCTGCTTGATTGAGTTTCAAGAAACTAAAAGTAAATGAGACCTCCAGAAAGAAGGTGGTCACAACAGATGTCTCCAACTCAGGTTAGGGAGCTCTGTATGAGGGCAGACCAGCATTCAACTCCTGGTCAGACCTGGATAAACGTTTGCACATCAACTGCTTTGAGATAATGGCCCTTTTCTAGTCCTAAAAACCTTCCTGCCGGCCATGTCCTGATCTGTTCAGACAACATGACGGTGGTAGCCTTTATAAATCAGCAAGGCAGTCTCTTATTTATATCAGTTTTGCAGAGACATATTTATATGGGCAAGAGTAAATGAAATGTGGGTCAGTAATATGACCTTCATTTGTTCAGATGTATAAAATTTCATTTCATTCAGGGAAAGGTAACTTCaataattgattgattgattgactgattAATTGACTAAAGTCTGTGAAAAAAATGATGCAATGATTCCACCTGCTGGTGAACTGTAGTCACTACAAGCTTGACAGTCTGGTGTATGTTGACTTTGGAAAActaaattagttttgtttttgtttttttgtttttttggtgctTGTAACAATCTAGCAGAACCCTTTTTTTTGGTGTTAAATGTAACCTTTTTTGATATAAAAGTCTTTACAAACATGGTTTGAAAGTGCTAACAAGAATATGAGTTGTTGATATTTATGGCCAAAAAGTTGAAAGCTTGTAATGTACATCAATGATATACATATCTTTATAACAGTATTACAAATATCAGTTGTCACTCTATATCTCACAAAAATATCTTATTGATGAGAGATGATACTTAGATCTTAGATATATGACTGAGATATTAACTaataaacattcctcaaaagcctgatgtatcaaatttaatgctcacatttgagCATTTTTAATCATCTTAAAAGAGCATGGGGAAAAGCCATGGCTCTACACAGAGTGTGAcacttaaatgttaaatgtaaatgaaaaatttaaatgtattacttttaaaataaaaataatttcaatgtttaattaaaatatatatatttctctgcTTCAGTAGTTAATGGCTTTGCAATATAAGCATAGAAacacataataaaaatacattcatatGGATCTAAATACATATAAATGCAGCACTCAGTTTTAGTATTTCATAAGTTCGCCTGCTCATTCAGTCCTGCTAAAATGATAAATGAACTTGGCTTGTTGacttgtttgcttgttttcagaACTGAAAATAAGAATCTGTTAGAACTCATTTACATAGAGCTGATTATGAGAGCAGGTGTTTCCTGTGTGTCAGGACTCAACTTCCTGTCCTGAAGAAAATCTCCA is part of the Garra rufa chromosome 1, GarRuf1.0, whole genome shotgun sequence genome and harbors:
- the LOC141317767 gene encoding immunoglobulin lambda-1 light chain-like, encoding MRVAPLGEEWSTPQFMVPVLPRGPQEIGQRTLLVLQGVAISREHLSLVSPPGNVAELGSPPLQGSSEKLVQVFPASELLQGTESISLSFSSLYEYLILSSSLHLFTKLNLLITVKMLIIFYCIILTLLSSVRCAKVVTQKPSILTEQKGRSVTMDCNTEKDHTYVSWYKQIPNAAPQFVLRYYHSISSPDKYGDGFTSSRFTSKAQSNIDYQLIISNVDVDDSAVYYCGTWDSSVSEGVFGQGTKLIVTDAAAAAPVLNILRPSREELSSSKVTLVCLINHMSGALADVRWLVNGNSVTEGVFTGSAEQQPDKKFKMSSSLTIESSEWDKDTQLTCEATTASKTTSKSIKKSDCSD